The Peribacillus simplex genome contains a region encoding:
- the nth gene encoding endonuclease III, translating to MLNKAQIRYCLDTMGEMFPDAHCELNHSNPFELVVAVALSAQCTDVLVNKVTKDLFQKYKTPEDYISVPIEELENDIRSIGLFRNKAKNIQKLSHMLIEEYGKEVPRDRDELVKLPGVGRKTANVVVSVAFDVPAIAVDTHVERVSKRLGLCRWKDSVLDVEKTLMAKIPKDEWSVTHHRLIFFGRYHCKAQSPRCETCPLLELCREGKKRMKRKEAN from the coding sequence ATGTTGAATAAAGCTCAAATTCGATATTGTCTGGATACGATGGGTGAAATGTTTCCGGATGCCCATTGTGAGCTGAATCACTCCAATCCATTTGAATTGGTGGTTGCTGTTGCCCTGTCAGCTCAGTGTACGGATGTATTAGTCAATAAAGTCACGAAGGATTTATTTCAGAAATATAAAACGCCTGAGGATTACATAAGCGTTCCGATAGAAGAGTTGGAAAATGACATTCGCTCAATCGGTTTGTTTCGTAACAAGGCGAAGAACATACAAAAGTTGTCGCACATGCTGATCGAAGAATACGGTAAGGAAGTCCCCAGAGATCGTGATGAGCTAGTTAAATTGCCTGGCGTGGGCAGAAAGACGGCGAATGTAGTCGTTTCCGTTGCTTTTGATGTGCCAGCGATCGCTGTGGATACCCATGTAGAGCGTGTTTCCAAGCGTCTTGGATTATGCCGTTGGAAGGATAGTGTCCTCGATGTTGAGAAAACGTTGATGGCTAAGATACCAAAGGATGAATGGTCGGTTACGCATCACCGCCTGATATTTTTTGGACGCTATCATTGTAAGGCCCAGTCACCAAGATGTGAAACCTGCCCGCTTCTCGAATTATGCCGTGAAGGAAAAAAAAGAATGAAAAGGAAAGAAGCCAATTGA
- a CDS encoding DnaD domain-containing protein translates to MNKEHLYAWFKEGTITIPSFLLTNYSTMGLNEQEMVLLLQLQSFIDKGNHFPAPSQLSDRMTLQETECLFLIQRLVQRGFVEMVVEESQEIGQEKYSLSPLYEKMMDCFLKTLKQSESAEIQKAGESLYTIFEQEFGRPLSPFECETLAMWMEDDHQPEIIKSALRESVISGKLNFRYIDRILFEWKKKGIKTLEQAREQGQKFRVHQKRDRKTETAQPLKDVPFYNWLEQ, encoded by the coding sequence ATGAATAAAGAACATTTATATGCGTGGTTTAAGGAAGGAACGATAACGATTCCATCCTTTTTGTTGACTAACTATAGTACAATGGGACTGAATGAACAAGAAATGGTCCTATTATTACAATTGCAAAGCTTCATCGATAAAGGTAATCATTTCCCAGCGCCATCCCAACTTTCTGACCGAATGACATTGCAGGAAACGGAATGTCTATTCTTGATCCAGCGTTTGGTCCAAAGGGGATTTGTTGAAATGGTGGTTGAGGAGAGTCAAGAAATCGGACAGGAAAAATATTCGTTGTCCCCACTTTATGAAAAAATGATGGACTGTTTCTTGAAAACTTTGAAACAGTCAGAGTCAGCTGAAATCCAAAAAGCGGGGGAGAGCCTTTATACGATATTTGAACAGGAGTTCGGCCGCCCTTTATCTCCATTTGAATGTGAGACATTGGCAATGTGGATGGAAGACGACCATCAACCTGAGATCATTAAGTCAGCTCTGAGGGAGTCTGTCATTTCCGGAAAATTGAATTTCCGATACATTGATCGAATTTTATTCGAGTGGAAAAAGAAAGGAATTAAAACCTTGGAACAGGCAAGGGAGCAAGGACAAAAATTTAGAGTTCACCAAAAGAGGGACCGAAAGACCGAAACTGCACAACCGTTGAAAGATGTGCCTTTCTATAACTGGCTCGAGCAGTAA
- the asnS gene encoding asparagine--tRNA ligase: MKITIKDASKFVDQEVTIGGWLASKRSSGKIAFLQIRDGSGFIQGVVVKAEVAEEVFARAKSISQESSLYVTGVIQKDERSPFGFELQVKDIEIIHESLDYPITPKAHGPEFLMDNRHLWLRSKRQHAVMKIRNEIIRATYEFFNEEGFVKVDPPILTGSAPEGTSELFATKYFDEDAYLSQSGQLYMEAAAMALGKVFSFGPTFRAEKSKTRRHLIEFWMIEPEMAFIEFKENLEVQERFVSSIIQSVLKNCQLELNTLGRDTAKLEQIQAPFPRITYDEAIKFLHEQGFDDIQWGDDFGAPHETAIAESYDKPVFITHYPTKIKPFYMQPDPDREEVVLCADLIAPEGYGEIIGGSERIHDQELLGQRINEHGLSEDAYKWYMELRKYGSVPHSGFGLGLERTVAWISGVEHVRETIPFPRLLNRLYP, encoded by the coding sequence GTGAAAATTACAATAAAAGATGCAAGCAAATTCGTCGATCAAGAAGTTACCATTGGAGGTTGGCTTGCCAGCAAACGTTCCAGTGGGAAAATTGCTTTTCTTCAAATCCGTGATGGCTCTGGTTTCATTCAAGGTGTGGTCGTGAAAGCTGAAGTGGCTGAAGAAGTTTTCGCTCGTGCGAAATCGATTTCGCAAGAGTCATCCTTGTATGTAACAGGTGTCATTCAAAAGGATGAACGATCGCCGTTCGGTTTTGAGTTACAGGTGAAAGATATTGAAATCATTCATGAATCATTGGATTATCCCATTACACCTAAAGCGCATGGTCCCGAATTCTTAATGGATAACCGCCATTTGTGGCTGCGTTCAAAACGGCAGCATGCAGTCATGAAAATCCGGAATGAAATAATCCGTGCTACATATGAATTCTTTAATGAAGAAGGTTTCGTTAAAGTGGATCCCCCAATTTTAACTGGAAGCGCACCAGAAGGAACGAGTGAGTTGTTCGCGACTAAATACTTTGATGAGGATGCATACCTTTCACAGAGTGGTCAGCTCTATATGGAAGCGGCTGCCATGGCACTTGGGAAGGTATTTTCCTTTGGTCCAACCTTCAGGGCAGAAAAATCCAAAACAAGACGACATTTAATCGAGTTCTGGATGATTGAACCGGAAATGGCTTTTATCGAATTTAAAGAAAACCTGGAGGTCCAGGAGCGATTCGTTTCTTCCATCATCCAATCCGTATTGAAAAATTGTCAGCTTGAGTTAAATACACTGGGCCGTGATACAGCGAAGCTTGAACAAATTCAAGCTCCTTTCCCGCGGATTACATATGATGAAGCTATTAAGTTCCTTCATGAACAAGGATTTGATGATATCCAATGGGGTGATGATTTTGGAGCTCCGCATGAAACTGCGATAGCGGAAAGTTATGATAAGCCTGTTTTCATAACTCATTACCCAACCAAAATCAAGCCTTTTTATATGCAGCCAGATCCTGACAGGGAAGAAGTGGTTCTTTGTGCCGATTTGATCGCTCCGGAAGGTTATGGAGAAATAATTGGCGGTTCAGAGCGGATTCATGATCAGGAATTGCTTGGACAGAGAATCAATGAGCATGGCTTGAGCGAAGATGCTTACAAATGGTATATGGAATTAAGAAAATACGGCTCTGTACCGCATTCAGGCTTCGGTTTGGGATTAGAACGCACCGTTGCATGGATCAGTGGAGTCGAGCATGTCCGTGAAACCATCCCGTTCCCACGTCTATTAAATCGATTATATCCTTGA
- a CDS encoding XylR N-terminal domain-containing protein: MTNLLNLKNDDGEIHLNDERMILTSSSIFGTLRKDLIENIGFERMKSFLIRYGWNIGVNDAKKALKGNMSTVKEILRQGPILHMLQGYTKVNTMNLKLSMDSKAEVHSVKVEGVWVNSYEAEEHITQTGIAEKPVCYTLTGYASGYYSTVCGHEVIFKESACKGAGQSECRYEGKSKHLWGMEIQDELKYYKTDPIVQELAVTYEKLLEERNSLSKVMDIHNLLTEELINGRSLQSIVRMVYQKTKIPLLMENFNGNQVYHAGFHKGKVREVRNQLKLERENGPSLETGRIVKDGMELLYTPITLQNKTYGYCAFVQSDRVEGKTNLEIERMILERVSMTVSLFFLNEKSSFEALERVKGLFLEQILNGEFATREEIIKKSMYLDASLDHPYTIAVLGYRFSSDRGTENDYFIQQKIIEEIYGFFKKRNQVVLTALRDGNIVLLTPLSPGNEFQFLTKECINHLHTVFSGYNFKMGLSTICDELERAHDVFQEALTALNMNEGTRDITKFEEVDLLSILMHTGSTPAVLQKAEKMLGPLLLKEDPKMNELLKTLYVFLQCGGNLECSMKKLNISMSGLRYRIKRLEELLSCQIRNPKIAFQLYASFETLLKAKMITIG; encoded by the coding sequence ATGACGAACCTTTTGAATCTTAAGAATGATGATGGTGAAATTCATTTAAATGATGAGAGGATGATCCTGACTTCCTCTTCAATTTTCGGTACCTTAAGAAAGGACTTGATCGAGAATATTGGATTTGAAAGAATGAAGTCTTTCTTAATACGTTACGGCTGGAATATCGGAGTCAATGATGCTAAAAAGGCACTAAAAGGGAATATGTCAACGGTTAAGGAGATACTGAGGCAAGGCCCCATTTTACATATGCTGCAAGGTTATACAAAAGTTAATACTATGAATCTGAAATTATCGATGGATAGTAAAGCGGAAGTACACTCTGTAAAAGTGGAAGGGGTTTGGGTGAATTCCTATGAAGCAGAGGAACATATAACCCAGACAGGCATCGCGGAAAAGCCAGTCTGTTATACATTGACGGGTTATGCAAGTGGATATTATTCGACGGTCTGCGGTCATGAAGTGATTTTCAAGGAAAGTGCCTGTAAGGGAGCAGGGCAATCAGAGTGTAGATACGAAGGTAAATCGAAACATTTATGGGGCATGGAGATTCAGGATGAGTTGAAATATTATAAAACCGATCCGATTGTTCAGGAGCTAGCCGTAACATATGAAAAGCTGCTGGAGGAACGCAATAGTTTGTCAAAAGTGATGGATATTCATAATTTGCTGACAGAAGAGTTAATTAACGGAAGAAGCCTTCAATCCATAGTGAGGATGGTTTATCAGAAAACGAAAATACCTTTGTTGATGGAGAATTTCAATGGCAATCAGGTTTATCATGCTGGCTTTCACAAAGGGAAGGTGAGGGAAGTCAGGAATCAGCTTAAATTAGAGAGGGAAAATGGTCCTTCTTTGGAGACCGGAAGAATCGTAAAAGATGGGATGGAGCTGCTTTATACTCCCATAACGTTACAAAATAAAACTTATGGGTATTGTGCCTTTGTGCAATCTGATCGAGTCGAAGGAAAAACGAACCTGGAAATCGAGCGAATGATTCTTGAGAGGGTGTCCATGACTGTTTCCTTATTCTTCTTAAATGAGAAAAGCAGTTTTGAAGCCCTTGAAAGGGTAAAAGGGCTATTTCTTGAACAAATATTAAATGGAGAGTTTGCTACTAGAGAAGAAATAATCAAAAAAAGCATGTATTTAGACGCTTCATTGGATCATCCATACACCATTGCGGTGCTGGGCTATCGTTTTTCCTCCGATCGGGGGACAGAGAATGACTATTTCATTCAGCAGAAAATCATCGAGGAGATATATGGTTTCTTTAAGAAGCGGAATCAAGTCGTCTTAACAGCATTAAGGGATGGTAATATCGTATTGCTTACACCACTGAGTCCTGGAAATGAATTTCAATTTCTAACCAAGGAATGCATCAATCACTTACATACTGTTTTCAGCGGATATAATTTTAAAATGGGACTTAGCACAATATGTGATGAATTGGAACGGGCTCACGATGTTTTTCAAGAAGCTTTAACCGCTTTGAATATGAATGAAGGAACTCGGGATATTACCAAATTTGAAGAAGTCGATCTGTTATCCATTTTAATGCATACTGGGAGTACTCCAGCGGTCCTGCAAAAGGCAGAGAAAATGCTGGGTCCTTTATTGTTGAAAGAAGATCCAAAAATGAATGAATTATTGAAAACGCTTTATGTATTTTTGCAATGCGGTGGAAATCTTGAATGCAGCATGAAAAAATTGAACATTTCGATGAGTGGTTTACGCTATCGGATCAAAAGACTTGAAGAGCTGCTTTCCTGCCAAATAAGAAACCCTAAAATTGCTTTTCAATTATATGCATCATTTGAAACCTTGTTAAAGGCGAAAATGATTACCATTGGTTGA
- a CDS encoding 4-hydroxyphenylacetate 3-hydroxylase family protein: MMNGKEYLESLQDGRTVFLNGDKVDDVTTHPAYRNSARSIAQLYDALHDPVTARILTAKTDEGHTTHKFFKASKNATELLEARDAIAQWSKLSYGFMGRTPDYKAAFTGSLGPYSDFYKGFEDNAKRWYEKTTREVPFCNHTIINPAMDRNKPLHENKEVFVRTVEERDDGIIVSGAKMVGTSAALTNYNFVANYSPVDLGEGDRSHALIFFVPMNAPGLKMISRQSFEETAAKSGTPFDYPLSSRFDENDAVIVLDHVFVPWENVFAYNDVEIANGFRSKTGWMNRYTFHGCTRYAVKLDFMAGLLMKATEMAGTNQFRGVQANIGEVLAYRNMFWAISTAMATDPMEGPNGTVLPNSTYATAYRVFAPMVWPKVKQIFEQVVAGNLIQLPSSSKDFLNPEVRPYLDKYYKGSGGVSAVERVKLMKLIWDSIGTEFGGRNELYEINYAGNHENIRLETMKMADANGQSDKFKAFVDLAMDDYDLHGWTNDKWINAYEGINAEV, from the coding sequence ATGATGAATGGTAAAGAGTATTTAGAAAGTTTACAAGATGGAAGAACGGTATTCTTGAACGGAGATAAAGTAGATGATGTGACGACGCACCCAGCATATCGCAATTCTGCCAGGTCAATTGCCCAACTATATGATGCTCTCCATGATCCGGTTACTGCACGGATTTTAACGGCTAAGACAGATGAAGGTCATACTACCCATAAGTTTTTCAAGGCCTCAAAGAACGCAACAGAGCTGCTTGAAGCAAGGGATGCGATAGCACAATGGTCAAAATTGAGCTATGGTTTCATGGGTCGTACCCCTGATTACAAAGCTGCTTTTACAGGATCATTGGGACCGTATAGCGATTTTTATAAGGGATTTGAAGATAATGCGAAAAGATGGTATGAAAAAACCACCAGGGAAGTTCCCTTCTGTAACCATACAATCATAAATCCGGCAATGGACAGGAATAAACCGCTACATGAAAATAAAGAGGTATTTGTACGTACGGTGGAAGAGCGGGATGATGGGATAATCGTAAGCGGAGCAAAAATGGTTGGAACTTCTGCAGCACTTACGAATTATAATTTTGTCGCGAATTATTCTCCTGTCGATCTTGGGGAAGGAGATAGAAGCCATGCATTGATTTTCTTTGTGCCGATGAATGCGCCGGGATTAAAAATGATCAGCAGACAGTCTTTTGAAGAAACGGCTGCCAAGTCAGGCACTCCTTTCGATTACCCGCTTTCCAGTCGGTTCGACGAAAATGACGCAGTCATCGTCCTTGATCATGTATTCGTCCCATGGGAGAATGTATTCGCCTATAATGATGTGGAAATTGCAAATGGGTTTAGATCCAAGACTGGGTGGATGAATCGATATACATTTCATGGCTGCACACGCTATGCGGTGAAATTGGACTTTATGGCTGGGCTTCTGATGAAAGCTACGGAAATGGCAGGAACGAATCAATTTAGGGGAGTTCAAGCCAATATAGGGGAAGTGCTTGCTTACAGGAATATGTTTTGGGCAATCTCGACAGCGATGGCTACGGATCCGATGGAAGGGCCGAATGGAACTGTTCTACCAAATAGCACATATGCAACTGCATATAGGGTGTTCGCACCAATGGTTTGGCCAAAGGTGAAACAGATATTTGAACAGGTTGTAGCAGGTAATCTCATTCAACTCCCATCAAGCTCCAAGGATTTTTTAAACCCTGAGGTCCGTCCGTATCTCGATAAATATTATAAGGGTTCAGGTGGGGTTTCGGCAGTGGAAAGGGTAAAACTGATGAAACTTATATGGGATTCCATCGGAACGGAATTTGGTGGCAGGAATGAATTATATGAAATCAATTATGCGGGTAACCATGAAAATATTAGGCTTGAAACCATGAAAATGGCAGATGCAAATGGACAATCGGATAAATTCAAAGCTTTCGTGGACTTGGCCATGGACGATTATGACCTCCATGGCTGGACAAATGATAAGTGGATAAATGCATATGAAGGCATTAATGCTGAAGTTTGA
- a CDS encoding fumarylacetoacetate hydrolase family protein, protein MAKARVKLQKSDYSEEIEIQSSRYILMNGDKLEASQINLDNPISGTVYGTLLNYKGSLAALKEKVDHPPYNEPPKGPILYIKPRNTFSSFSNPVPLPSGIPELEIGAALGIVISKTATRVKKEHALDYIEGFTIANDISIPHESFFRPAIRHKARDGFCPIGPWVVSKESISNPDSLGIRVYINGELRQENSTSNLIRSISRLIEDVTDFMTLSTGDALLVGVPENAPLAKANDHIRIEIDEIGYLENTIIPEEKLSLEGIL, encoded by the coding sequence ATGGCAAAAGCAAGAGTGAAACTTCAAAAGTCAGATTATTCAGAAGAAATAGAGATACAGTCGAGCCGCTATATTTTAATGAACGGTGATAAGTTGGAGGCATCACAAATCAACTTGGATAACCCTATTTCAGGAACGGTATATGGGACATTATTAAACTATAAAGGGTCATTGGCAGCATTGAAGGAAAAGGTCGACCATCCTCCTTATAATGAACCTCCTAAAGGGCCGATCCTTTATATTAAACCTAGAAACACATTTTCTTCTTTTTCAAATCCAGTTCCCCTTCCAAGCGGCATACCTGAATTGGAAATCGGGGCCGCACTTGGAATAGTAATCAGTAAAACGGCCACAAGAGTCAAGAAAGAACATGCATTGGATTATATAGAAGGTTTTACGATCGCCAATGATATTAGCATTCCGCATGAGAGCTTTTTCCGGCCTGCTATCCGCCATAAAGCCCGTGATGGATTTTGCCCGATCGGTCCATGGGTCGTATCCAAGGAATCCATCTCCAACCCTGATTCTTTAGGAATTCGTGTATATATAAATGGAGAGTTAAGACAGGAAAATTCAACTTCAAATCTAATTCGCTCCATATCCCGCCTTATTGAGGATGTAACTGACTTCATGACTTTGAGTACGGGTGACGCCCTCCTAGTTGGCGTTCCAGAGAATGCACCGCTGGCAAAAGCCAATGATCATATCAGAATAGAAATAGACGAAATCGGATATTTGGAAAATACTATCATTCCCGAGGAAAAACTATCACTGGAGGGGATTTTATGA
- a CDS encoding fumarylacetoacetate hydrolase family protein, producing the protein MKRARVAYAGAVHPASEYYGRLKLADGRIVNEQDVVWLPPVEPRTVFALGLNYADHAKELAFNAPEEPLAFLKGPNTFIGHRGQTRRPADAAYMHYECELAVVIGKKAKNIKKEEAFKYVSGYTIANDYAIRDYLENYYRPNLKVKNRDTCTPIGPWLVDAEDIPDPSNLAIKTYVNGKLTQQGNTKDMIFGIADLIEYFSGFMTLSPGDIILTGTPEGLADTAVGDEIITEIEGIGKLVNTIVGDDIFTEGGDRPHLKIHN; encoded by the coding sequence ATGAAGAGAGCACGTGTAGCCTATGCAGGTGCCGTACATCCAGCAAGCGAATATTATGGCCGGCTCAAATTGGCGGATGGCAGGATTGTCAATGAGCAGGATGTTGTCTGGCTTCCCCCGGTGGAACCACGAACTGTCTTCGCACTTGGCTTGAATTATGCAGACCATGCGAAGGAGCTTGCTTTTAATGCCCCGGAAGAACCCCTTGCGTTCTTAAAAGGTCCCAATACCTTTATCGGCCACCGAGGACAGACAAGACGGCCTGCTGATGCAGCCTATATGCATTATGAATGTGAACTTGCAGTGGTCATAGGTAAAAAGGCGAAGAACATAAAAAAGGAAGAAGCCTTTAAGTATGTAAGTGGATATACGATTGCAAATGATTATGCAATACGGGATTATCTGGAGAATTACTACCGACCAAACTTAAAGGTCAAAAATCGCGATACCTGCACCCCCATTGGGCCTTGGCTTGTCGATGCCGAGGATATTCCAGATCCTTCGAATCTTGCCATCAAAACTTACGTCAACGGAAAATTGACTCAGCAAGGCAACACGAAAGACATGATTTTCGGCATTGCTGATTTAATAGAATATTTTAGCGGCTTCATGACATTGAGCCCAGGCGATATCATATTGACAGGCACACCTGAAGGATTGGCGGATACTGCTGTAGGCGATGAAATCATCACTGAAATTGAAGGTATCGGGAAACTCGTTAACACAATAGTCGGTGACGATATATTTACTGAAGGCGGGGATCGGCCGCACCTAAAAATCCATAATTAA